In the Variovorax sp. S12S4 genome, one interval contains:
- a CDS encoding ABC transporter permease, translating to MLIFLARRILSTVPVLVIVALIVFLMLRLAPGDPAAAIVGDSGTSENIAKVREQLGLNESLPVQFVRWSGRLLQGNLGESYFMKKTVVELIGQRIEPTVSLAAVTLVVTILVAVPLGVVAAWRHGGWLDRMLMGFSVMGFSIPAFVIGYVLIWIFALHLQWLPVQGYQRLSQGPLPWIKHLILPSITLSIIYVALIARVTRAAVAEAMTEDYIRTARAKGISEKRVLMRHALANAAIPIVTVIGIGIALLIGGVVVTETVFAIPGLGQLTVDAVLSRDFPLIQGITLFFSVVYVLVNLLIDLSYLVFDPRIRY from the coding sequence ATGCTGATCTTCCTTGCGCGCCGAATCCTGTCGACCGTGCCGGTGCTCGTCATCGTTGCGCTGATCGTGTTTCTCATGCTCCGGCTGGCGCCCGGCGATCCGGCGGCCGCCATCGTGGGCGACAGCGGCACCAGCGAGAACATCGCCAAGGTGCGCGAGCAACTGGGGTTGAACGAATCGCTCCCCGTGCAGTTCGTGCGCTGGAGCGGCCGCTTGCTGCAAGGCAACCTGGGCGAATCCTACTTCATGAAGAAGACGGTGGTGGAGCTCATCGGCCAGCGCATCGAGCCGACGGTGTCTCTCGCGGCGGTGACGCTGGTGGTCACCATCCTCGTCGCGGTGCCGCTCGGGGTTGTTGCCGCCTGGCGGCACGGCGGCTGGCTGGACCGCATGCTGATGGGCTTTTCGGTCATGGGCTTTTCCATACCGGCGTTCGTGATCGGCTATGTGCTCATCTGGATCTTTGCGCTGCACCTGCAGTGGCTGCCGGTGCAGGGCTACCAGCGGCTGAGCCAGGGGCCGCTGCCCTGGATCAAGCACCTCATCCTGCCGTCGATCACGCTGTCGATCATCTATGTAGCGCTGATTGCGCGCGTCACGCGTGCGGCCGTGGCCGAGGCCATGACCGAAGACTACATCCGCACTGCGCGCGCCAAGGGCATCTCAGAAAAACGTGTGCTCATGCGGCATGCGCTCGCCAATGCGGCAATCCCCATCGTCACGGTGATCGGGATCGGCATTGCACTCCTGATCGGCGGCGTGGTGGTTACCGAAACCGTGTTCGCCATTCCGGGCCTTGGCCAGCTCACGGTGGATGCGGTGCTGTCGCGCGACTTTCCGCTGATACAGGGCATCACGCTGTTCTTTTCAGTCGTCTATGTGCTGGTCAACCTGCTGATCGACCTGAGCTACCTGGTGTTCGATCCGCGCATTCGCTATTGA
- a CDS encoding ABC transporter permease, whose amino-acid sequence MTDSLATPMPAGEAIVEPLPPPRRRSLLKRILADWSVRAGGGVLMLLVLISLAAPWLGTIDPTAIDPGSGNLLPGTRGEFNSLAGDTFEHLFVMGTDSLGRDIWSRTLYGARVSLTVGVSVAVLAVVFGMLVGLLGGYFRRLDSAIMRLMDGVMAIPGILFAISLVALFGGKLLTVVVAIAVPEIPRVARLVRSVVLTVREEPYVEAAIALDTPTWKILVRHILPNAVAPLIIQATYVCASAILVEAILSFLGVGLPADMATWGNIMAEGRAQFNQFPHNVLFPGIFLALTVLAVNILGDGLRDTLDPKFNKRGG is encoded by the coding sequence ATGACCGATTCACTTGCCACTCCCATGCCTGCAGGCGAAGCCATCGTCGAACCGTTGCCGCCGCCCAGGCGCCGGTCGCTGCTCAAGCGCATCCTGGCCGACTGGTCGGTGCGCGCCGGCGGCGGCGTGCTGATGCTGCTGGTGCTCATCTCGCTTGCCGCGCCATGGCTCGGCACCATCGACCCGACCGCCATCGACCCCGGCAGCGGCAACCTGTTGCCCGGCACGCGCGGCGAGTTCAACAGCCTGGCGGGCGACACCTTCGAGCACCTGTTCGTCATGGGCACCGACAGCCTGGGCCGCGACATCTGGAGCCGCACGCTCTACGGTGCACGCGTGTCGCTTACCGTGGGTGTGTCGGTCGCCGTTCTGGCGGTGGTGTTCGGCATGCTCGTCGGCTTGCTGGGCGGCTACTTCCGGCGGCTCGACAGCGCGATCATGCGGCTGATGGACGGCGTCATGGCCATCCCCGGCATTCTGTTTGCGATCAGCCTGGTGGCGCTGTTCGGCGGCAAGCTGCTGACAGTGGTGGTGGCCATTGCAGTGCCCGAGATTCCGCGCGTGGCGCGCCTCGTGCGCTCGGTGGTGCTCACCGTGCGTGAAGAACCCTATGTGGAAGCAGCCATTGCGCTGGACACGCCGACGTGGAAGATCCTTGTGCGCCACATCCTGCCGAACGCCGTTGCGCCGCTCATCATTCAGGCGACCTATGTGTGCGCCTCGGCGATTCTTGTCGAAGCCATCCTGTCGTTTCTCGGCGTCGGGCTGCCGGCCGACATGGCCACCTGGGGCAACATCATGGCCGAGGGCAGGGCGCAGTTCAACCAGTTCCCGCACAACGTGCTGTTCCCCGGCATCTTCCTGGCGCTCACGGTGCTGGCGGTCAACATCCTCGGCGACGGGCTGCGCGACACGCTCGATCCCAAGTTCAACAAGCGCGGGGGCTGA
- a CDS encoding dipeptide ABC transporter ATP-binding protein: protein MAQAPVLSVRDLAISLPRGGDRPHAVDKISFDVPPGKIVCLLGESGSGKSVIANAVMGLLPSGLVPVRGTVELQGENLLAATPARLRQLRGPSMAMVFQEPMTALNPVMTCGAQIDEMLAQHVQMGSAERRKKIMAIMARVRLPEPERIYASYPHQLSGGQRQRIVIAMALILKPVLLICDEPTTALDVTTQAEILRLILELQTENGTAVLFITHDFGVVAEIADEVVVLELGAMIEKGDKMAVLTAPREPYTRMLLDAVPELSPPRRPPVVDTYPLLNAVNICKTYITGSWPGKRRTVNAARNVSLEVRPGETVGIVGESGSGKSTVARCIARLIDPSSGDIFADGRSVAHVKGRALSPFRRTVQVIFQDPYRSLNPRQTVGASIVEGPVNFGMPHEQAWARAEELMRLVRLSPDALRRYPSEFSGGQRQRISIARALACDPKVLIADEAASALDVSVQAQILRLLDEIQQRLKIGILFITHDLRVASQICDSVLVMSQGEIVERGSVRDVFFAPSHDYTRKLLAAAPGRDFAFARS, encoded by the coding sequence ATGGCGCAAGCACCTGTTCTTTCCGTTCGCGACCTTGCCATTTCTCTTCCGCGCGGCGGCGATCGGCCGCATGCGGTCGACAAGATTTCCTTCGACGTACCGCCCGGAAAGATCGTCTGCCTGCTCGGCGAGTCCGGCTCGGGCAAGTCGGTCATTGCCAACGCGGTAATGGGGCTGCTGCCTTCCGGCCTTGTACCGGTGCGCGGCACCGTCGAGCTGCAGGGCGAAAACCTGCTGGCCGCAACCCCCGCGCGCCTGCGCCAGCTGCGCGGGCCGTCGATGGCCATGGTGTTCCAGGAGCCCATGACCGCGCTCAACCCGGTAATGACCTGCGGTGCGCAGATCGACGAAATGCTGGCGCAGCACGTGCAGATGGGCTCGGCCGAGCGGCGGAAAAAGATCATGGCCATCATGGCGCGCGTCCGGTTGCCCGAGCCCGAACGCATCTACGCTTCGTATCCGCACCAGCTTTCGGGTGGGCAGCGCCAGCGCATCGTGATTGCGATGGCGCTCATCCTGAAGCCCGTGCTGCTGATCTGCGACGAGCCGACCACCGCACTCGACGTGACCACGCAGGCCGAGATCTTGCGGCTCATTCTCGAGCTGCAAACCGAGAACGGCACGGCCGTGCTTTTCATCACGCACGACTTCGGCGTGGTTGCGGAAATTGCCGACGAGGTGGTGGTGCTGGAACTGGGCGCCATGATCGAGAAGGGCGACAAGATGGCGGTGCTCACGGCTCCGCGCGAGCCCTACACGCGGATGCTGCTCGATGCCGTGCCCGAGCTTTCGCCGCCGCGCCGGCCGCCGGTGGTGGACACCTATCCCCTGCTCAACGCGGTGAACATCTGCAAGACTTACATCACGGGCAGCTGGCCCGGCAAGCGCCGCACGGTGAATGCGGCGCGCAATGTGTCGCTCGAAGTGAGGCCCGGCGAAACCGTGGGCATCGTGGGTGAATCGGGCTCGGGCAAGTCGACGGTGGCGCGTTGCATCGCGCGGTTGATCGACCCGAGCTCGGGCGACATCTTTGCCGACGGCCGCTCGGTGGCGCATGTCAAAGGGCGCGCGCTGTCGCCGTTCCGGCGCACGGTGCAGGTGATTTTCCAGGACCCGTACCGTTCGCTGAATCCGCGGCAGACCGTGGGTGCCTCGATCGTCGAAGGCCCGGTCAACTTCGGCATGCCTCACGAGCAGGCGTGGGCGCGCGCCGAAGAGCTGATGCGCCTTGTGCGCCTTTCACCCGATGCGCTGCGCCGCTACCCCAGCGAGTTTTCGGGCGGCCAGCGCCAGCGCATCTCGATTGCGCGCGCGCTGGCCTGCGATCCCAAGGTGCTGATTGCCGACGAGGCCGCGTCGGCGCTCGACGTCTCGGTGCAGGCGCAGATCCTTCGGCTGCTCGACGAGATCCAGCAGCGGCTGAAGATCGGCATTCTCTTCATTACCCACGACCTGCGCGTGGCCAGCCAGATCTGCGACAGCGTGCTTGTCATGAGCCAGGGCGAGATCGTGGAGCGCGGTTCGGTGCGCGACGTGTTCTTCGCGCCCAGCCACGACTACACGCGCAAACTGCTGGCGGCGGCGCCGGGCCGCGACTTTGCCTTTGCACGCAGCTGA
- a CDS encoding M81 family metallopeptidase has translation MKVFIAGFQHETNTFAPSKADWAAFNAGSSFPPYRRGAEIIAAYAAKNIPIGGFIDAARENGWSLVPSAWAGATPSAHVTEDAFERIAGAIAEDLAAALAQGGIDAVYLDLHGAAVTEHLEDPEGELIARIRKLVGPDIPIVASLDLHGNITAQMLAEADALATYRTYPHVDMADTGKLAARLLARRIARGTREPLHARRLSFLLPLNVQSTMIEPAASVYRLLKELDEKHDAVLSFATGFPAADIAECGPVVWGYGDDAGAAVATLFERIDQPRSQWRLEVLEPRAAVARALSLAEGAGKPVVIADTQDNPGAGADSNTSGMLHALLAEGAGKRYPGKIALGLMFDPAAAAAAHEAGVGAQIRIGVGTSVPTWGGRFSDKPVEGLFTVRALSDGVVTFKGPMFRGGAVQLGPSACLEIDGVLIAVGSGKSQMLDRELFRFVGIEPEAMKVLVNKSSVHFRADFAPIASHILVAKAPGPMAADPADLPWTRLPATMALQP, from the coding sequence ATGAAAGTCTTCATCGCCGGTTTCCAGCACGAGACCAACACCTTCGCACCCAGCAAGGCGGACTGGGCCGCATTCAACGCCGGCTCGAGTTTTCCTCCGTACCGGCGCGGCGCAGAAATCATTGCCGCTTACGCGGCCAAGAACATTCCCATCGGCGGCTTCATCGATGCGGCGCGCGAGAACGGCTGGTCGCTCGTGCCGTCGGCATGGGCAGGTGCCACGCCCTCGGCCCACGTGACCGAAGACGCGTTCGAACGCATTGCGGGGGCCATCGCCGAAGACCTGGCGGCCGCACTCGCGCAGGGCGGCATCGACGCGGTGTATCTCGACCTGCACGGCGCGGCCGTCACCGAGCACCTTGAAGACCCCGAAGGCGAACTGATTGCGCGCATCCGCAAACTCGTCGGGCCCGACATCCCCATCGTTGCGAGCCTCGATCTGCACGGCAACATCACCGCGCAGATGCTGGCCGAGGCCGATGCGCTCGCTACCTACCGCACCTATCCGCACGTCGACATGGCAGACACCGGGAAGCTGGCCGCCCGGCTGCTCGCGCGTCGCATTGCACGCGGCACGCGAGAACCGCTGCATGCGCGGCGGCTTTCCTTCCTGCTGCCGCTCAACGTGCAATCGACCATGATCGAGCCGGCCGCCTCGGTGTACCGGCTGCTCAAGGAGCTGGACGAAAAGCACGATGCGGTGCTGAGCTTTGCCACCGGCTTTCCGGCTGCCGACATTGCCGAATGCGGCCCGGTGGTGTGGGGCTATGGCGACGACGCGGGCGCCGCCGTTGCCACGCTGTTCGAGCGCATCGACCAGCCACGCTCTCAATGGCGGCTCGAAGTGCTGGAGCCCCGCGCCGCGGTGGCCCGTGCGCTTTCGCTGGCCGAAGGCGCCGGCAAGCCGGTGGTCATTGCCGACACGCAGGACAACCCCGGCGCGGGCGCGGACAGCAACACTTCGGGCATGCTGCACGCGCTGCTGGCCGAAGGCGCGGGCAAGCGCTACCCGGGCAAGATCGCGCTCGGCCTGATGTTCGATCCCGCCGCCGCGGCGGCCGCCCACGAGGCCGGCGTGGGCGCGCAGATCCGCATCGGCGTGGGCACCTCGGTGCCGACCTGGGGCGGCAGGTTCAGCGACAAGCCGGTGGAAGGGCTGTTCACCGTGCGGGCGCTGAGCGACGGCGTGGTGACCTTCAAGGGCCCGATGTTCCGGGGCGGCGCGGTGCAGCTGGGCCCGAGCGCCTGCCTCGAGATCGATGGCGTGCTGATTGCCGTGGGCAGCGGCAAGAGCCAGATGCTCGACCGCGAGCTGTTCCGCTTCGTCGGCATCGAGCCGGAGGCGATGAAGGTGCTGGTCAACAAGAGCTCGGTGCACTTTCGCGCCGACTTCGCGCCCATTGCGAGCCACATCCTCGTGGCCAAGGCGCCTGGGCCGATGGCCGCCGACCCGGCCGACCTGCCGTGGACCCGGCTGCCCGCCACGATGGCGCTGCAGCCCTGA
- a CDS encoding M20 aminoacylase family protein, with product MPQSAQHYLEYMRKNAAEFVTVRQQIHQNPELGFEEFGTSDLVAERLTAWGYEVERGLGVTGLVGRLKRGSGTRAIGIRADMDALPIEEKTGLAYRSGRPGIMHACGHDGHTAMLLGAAKYLAQHGEFSGTLNLIFQPAEEGMGGAVKMMEDGLFDKYPCDAVYAMHNSPGRRQGDLVFREGAAMASSDYATVTLTGVGGHGAMPHRTADPIVAASSIVMALQTIVSRNADPQEMAIVTVGAIHSGKANNVIPETAVLEISVRSLNREVRELLEKRLKAIVTAQAESFGVKAQVDYRKGYAVLVNTPEETEFARRIGYELVGAEHVEPQGPAVTGSEDFAFMLEKKPGCYLFIGNGATGEHGGCMVHNPGYDFNDSNLPIGAAYWAMLAESYLR from the coding sequence ATGCCTCAAAGCGCCCAGCACTACCTCGAGTACATGAGAAAGAATGCCGCCGAATTCGTCACGGTGCGCCAGCAGATCCACCAGAACCCAGAACTCGGCTTCGAGGAGTTCGGCACCAGCGACCTGGTGGCCGAGCGCCTCACCGCCTGGGGCTACGAGGTGGAGCGCGGCCTGGGCGTGACGGGGCTCGTGGGCCGCCTGAAGCGCGGCAGCGGAACGCGAGCCATCGGCATTCGCGCCGACATGGACGCATTGCCCATCGAGGAGAAGACAGGCCTTGCCTACCGCAGCGGCCGCCCCGGAATCATGCACGCGTGCGGGCATGACGGCCACACCGCCATGCTGCTCGGCGCAGCCAAGTACCTCGCGCAGCACGGCGAGTTTTCGGGCACGCTCAACCTTATCTTCCAGCCGGCCGAAGAGGGCATGGGCGGCGCCGTGAAGATGATGGAAGACGGCCTGTTCGACAAGTACCCGTGCGATGCGGTCTATGCCATGCACAACTCGCCAGGGCGCCGGCAGGGCGACCTGGTGTTTCGCGAGGGCGCGGCCATGGCCTCGTCGGACTACGCCACCGTCACGCTCACCGGCGTGGGCGGCCACGGCGCCATGCCGCACCGCACGGCCGACCCGATCGTTGCCGCGTCAAGCATCGTGATGGCGCTGCAGACCATCGTCTCGCGCAATGCCGATCCGCAAGAGATGGCCATCGTGACCGTGGGCGCCATTCACTCGGGCAAGGCCAACAACGTGATTCCCGAAACGGCGGTGCTCGAGATCAGCGTGCGTTCGCTCAACCGCGAAGTGCGTGAGCTGCTCGAAAAGCGCCTGAAGGCCATCGTCACGGCCCAGGCCGAAAGCTTTGGCGTGAAGGCCCAGGTCGACTACCGCAAGGGCTACGCGGTGCTGGTGAACACACCCGAAGAAACCGAGTTCGCACGCCGCATCGGCTACGAGCTCGTGGGCGCCGAACACGTCGAGCCGCAAGGCCCGGCGGTTACCGGCAGCGAAGACTTCGCGTTCATGCTCGAGAAGAAACCCGGCTGCTATCTCTTCATCGGCAACGGCGCGACGGGCGAGCACGGCGGCTGCATGGTGCACAACCCGGGCTACGACTTCAACGACAGCAACCTGCCGATCGGCGCGGCCTACTGGGCGATGCTTGCCGAGAGCTACCTGCGATAG
- a CDS encoding CynX/NimT family MFS transporter translates to MSAVPFSTNRAAGELLIDAEADSMPAPHPTPAPSLARRILLGASVVLIAFNLRPVFASLSVMLPEIMAATGLSATAASLLTTLPIVCLGVFAPLAPGLGRRFGTERTLLGCMVLILVGTALRGTGNIPLLFLASAVAGSGIAVSNVLLSGLVKRDFAGQAALMMGLYTMAVCGGAASAAGLTVPLEHALGGGWTSALAMWALPALLVTLIWAPQALPLKPVASESGFTVRGLWRDRLAWQVTFFMGLQSALAYIVMGWLAPILRERGLGGETAGYVVSLAVMTQVVTCLVVPAVAVRLRNQRGLAVGLALLTLAAMLAMLFAPLSGVWFWAVLLGIAQGGTFALALTFMVLRSPDSHVAAHLSGMAQGVGYMVAACGPLLAGLLHGWTGSFRASSWLFIGLGIALVIAGLGAGRTMHVGAVTVPRR, encoded by the coding sequence ATGAGCGCGGTGCCTTTTTCCACCAACCGGGCCGCCGGTGAACTGCTGATCGACGCCGAGGCGGACAGCATGCCCGCGCCGCACCCTACGCCGGCGCCGAGCCTGGCCCGCCGCATCCTGCTGGGCGCGAGCGTGGTGCTGATTGCATTCAACCTGCGGCCGGTGTTTGCCAGCCTTTCGGTGATGCTGCCCGAAATCATGGCGGCCACCGGCCTTTCGGCCACCGCCGCGAGCCTGCTGACCACCCTGCCGATCGTCTGCCTGGGCGTGTTCGCGCCGCTGGCGCCGGGCCTGGGCCGGCGCTTCGGCACCGAGCGCACGCTGCTCGGCTGCATGGTGCTCATCCTGGTGGGCACCGCGCTGCGCGGCACCGGCAACATTCCGCTGCTGTTCCTGGCCTCGGCCGTTGCGGGCAGCGGCATCGCGGTGTCGAACGTGCTGCTCTCGGGCCTGGTGAAGCGCGACTTCGCCGGGCAGGCGGCGCTGATGATGGGCCTCTACACCATGGCGGTTTGCGGCGGCGCGGCCAGCGCGGCCGGGCTCACGGTGCCGCTCGAACATGCATTGGGCGGCGGCTGGACTTCCGCGCTGGCCATGTGGGCGCTGCCGGCCCTGCTGGTCACGCTGATCTGGGCGCCGCAGGCCCTGCCGCTGAAGCCGGTGGCAAGCGAATCGGGCTTTACCGTTCGCGGGCTCTGGCGCGACCGCCTCGCTTGGCAGGTCACGTTCTTCATGGGTCTGCAGTCGGCCCTTGCGTACATCGTGATGGGCTGGCTCGCGCCCATCCTGCGCGAGCGTGGGTTGGGCGGCGAAACCGCCGGCTACGTGGTGTCGCTCGCCGTGATGACGCAGGTGGTGACCTGCCTCGTCGTTCCCGCCGTGGCGGTAAGGCTGCGCAACCAGCGCGGCCTGGCCGTGGGGCTGGCCCTGCTCACCCTGGCCGCCATGCTGGCGATGCTGTTCGCGCCGCTCTCTGGCGTGTGGTTCTGGGCCGTGCTGCTGGGCATTGCGCAAGGCGGCACCTTTGCACTCGCGCTCACGTTCATGGTGCTGCGCTCGCCCGATTCGCATGTGGCGGCGCACCTCTCGGGCATGGCGCAGGGCGTGGGCTATATGGTGGCCGCGTGCGGCCCGCTGCTTGCGGGCCTGCTGCATGGCTGGACCGGGAGCTTCCGCGCATCGTCGTGGCTCTTCATCGGGCTGGGCATTGCGCTGGTGATTGCGGGCCTCGGCGCGGGGCGCACGATGCATGTGGGCGCGGTGACGGTTCCCCGGCGCTGA
- a CDS encoding FadR/GntR family transcriptional regulator — protein sequence MLAQAPRTSLADSAANSIRAEISAGRWAVGSRIPVEPQLALLLGVSRGTVREAVKTLVSRGLLEVRQGSGTYVRSGFDPSANLQKMRRASLRDQFEVRRALEVEAARLAAVRHTATDLRNLRALLDQRGSPDASDGGASFIQRDLDFHLAIVDVSGNLALAETCRFITGYIKDTIGSSIGTSLPEPDQAAHESIVEAIASRDPDRAAEAVRAFMAPMLDALSKAEP from the coding sequence ATGCTGGCCCAAGCACCCCGAACCTCCCTTGCCGACAGCGCGGCCAACAGCATTCGCGCCGAAATCTCGGCCGGCCGCTGGGCCGTCGGTTCGCGCATTCCCGTCGAGCCGCAACTCGCACTGCTCCTGGGCGTAAGCCGCGGCACCGTGCGCGAAGCCGTGAAAACGCTGGTCTCGCGCGGGCTGCTAGAAGTGCGGCAGGGCTCCGGCACCTATGTGCGCTCCGGGTTCGATCCTTCGGCCAACTTGCAGAAAATGCGGCGCGCGAGCCTGCGCGACCAGTTCGAGGTGCGCCGCGCGCTCGAGGTAGAAGCCGCCCGGCTTGCCGCCGTGCGCCACACCGCCACGGACCTGCGCAACCTGAGGGCCCTGCTCGACCAGCGCGGCTCGCCGGACGCAAGCGACGGCGGCGCGAGCTTCATCCAGCGCGACCTGGATTTCCACCTGGCCATCGTCGACGTTTCGGGCAACCTGGCGCTGGCAGAAACCTGCCGCTTCATTACCGGCTACATCAAGGACACCATCGGCAGTTCAATCGGCACCAGCCTGCCGGAACCTGACCAGGCGGCGCACGAATCCATCGTCGAAGCCATTGCCAGCCGCGACCCCGACCGTGCCGCGGAAGCGGTTCGCGCTTTCATGGCGCCCATGCTCGACGCACTGTCGAAAGCCGAGCCATGA
- a CDS encoding TPM domain-containing protein, whose amino-acid sequence MKAAFGGMRALRLWWWLSLHVAALLAWPLPAQAKPVPVPPMQSRVVDLTKTLKPSQAEALRQQIASIENETQAQFAVLIVPTTGEDSIEQYATRVFAAWKLGREQEDDGVLLLVALKDRRMRIEVGTGLEGAITDIQAARAIDEQMTPAFRKGEFAEGIEATLQVLSQRAGTQPSMMIAEPDTPEDEQHTLQAQEEPEESGPTGMGRVTPAGWALFGVLLWSVGVGIWHSRRSGKPKRRRAAAPAPDSFLRAHSHWKLSFGMLMAPALAAAVILREPVMLFMLATMPAPLGFGLGMACARSRTARRVTAAAVLLIVLLVVAARRVGADVLLQGAMYLFAATIGLAFASGVAFGMRNAWRASFASFGLRLLFVLGAMAVMGATAFQSIAEDTMWMPLTLVAVVTSAFAFLPLAFGNGNGAGRVRYSSGDRGWSGSSSSSSSSSSSSSSSSSGGGGSSSGGGASGSW is encoded by the coding sequence ATGAAGGCAGCCTTCGGCGGGATGCGAGCTCTGCGGCTCTGGTGGTGGTTGAGCCTGCATGTGGCTGCGCTGCTCGCGTGGCCCTTGCCGGCGCAAGCCAAGCCTGTGCCCGTGCCACCGATGCAGTCGCGCGTGGTCGATCTGACGAAGACGCTGAAGCCCTCCCAAGCCGAGGCTTTGCGGCAGCAGATTGCATCCATCGAGAACGAAACCCAGGCGCAGTTTGCGGTACTGATCGTGCCGACCACCGGGGAAGACTCGATCGAGCAGTACGCCACGCGTGTCTTCGCCGCCTGGAAGCTGGGCCGCGAGCAAGAAGACGACGGCGTGCTGCTGCTGGTGGCGCTGAAAGACCGCCGCATGCGCATTGAGGTGGGCACGGGCCTGGAAGGCGCCATCACCGACATACAGGCCGCCCGCGCCATCGACGAGCAGATGACGCCGGCCTTTCGCAAGGGCGAGTTCGCGGAGGGCATCGAGGCGACGCTGCAGGTGCTGTCGCAGCGGGCCGGCACGCAGCCCTCCATGATGATCGCCGAGCCGGACACGCCGGAGGACGAACAGCACACGCTGCAAGCACAGGAAGAGCCGGAAGAAAGCGGCCCCACCGGCATGGGCCGCGTGACGCCTGCGGGCTGGGCCCTCTTCGGCGTTCTGCTCTGGAGCGTTGGCGTGGGCATCTGGCACAGCCGGCGGTCCGGCAAGCCGAAGCGCAGGCGCGCGGCCGCCCCGGCCCCGGATTCTTTCTTGCGCGCCCATTCCCACTGGAAGCTGTCGTTCGGCATGCTCATGGCCCCTGCGCTGGCGGCCGCCGTCATCCTGCGCGAACCTGTGATGCTTTTCATGCTTGCGACGATGCCCGCCCCGCTCGGCTTCGGGCTGGGAATGGCCTGCGCCCGCTCGCGCACGGCGCGGCGCGTTACCGCCGCCGCGGTGCTGCTGATCGTGCTGCTCGTCGTGGCGGCCCGCAGGGTGGGAGCGGACGTGCTGCTGCAGGGTGCCATGTATCTGTTCGCCGCCACGATCGGCCTTGCGTTCGCCTCGGGCGTGGCGTTCGGCATGCGCAATGCCTGGCGCGCAAGCTTCGCCAGCTTCGGGTTGCGCCTTCTTTTCGTGCTCGGTGCCATGGCCGTGATGGGCGCGACGGCCTTCCAGAGCATTGCAGAGGACACGATGTGGATGCCGCTCACGTTGGTGGCTGTGGTGACATCGGCATTCGCCTTTCTTCCGCTCGCCTTCGGCAATGGGAACGGCGCGGGCCGCGTTCGCTACAGCTCGGGCGACAGGGGCTGGAGCGGCAGCTCCTCCAGCAGCTCTTCTTCCTCGTCGTCGTCTTCGTCATCTTCATCGGGCGGCGGCGGCTCCAGCAGCGGCGGCGGGGCATCCGGCAGCTGGTAG
- a CDS encoding thrombospondin type 3 repeat-containing protein produces MKKTLAILLAASAVLAGCVVAPYDRPPPPRGQYYGGDRDRDGVPNRYDRDRDGDGVPNRYDRRPNNPYR; encoded by the coding sequence ATGAAAAAGACATTGGCCATTCTGCTTGCCGCATCGGCTGTTCTGGCCGGCTGCGTGGTTGCACCTTACGACCGTCCGCCTCCGCCGCGCGGCCAGTACTACGGCGGCGATCGAGACCGCGACGGCGTGCCCAACCGCTATGACCGCGACCGCGATGGCGACGGGGTGCCCAACCGCTACGACCGCAGGCCGAACAACCCGTATCGCTGA
- a CDS encoding LysE family translocator — translation MPVELWLAFVAASAVLLIIPGPTILTVISYSMSHGRRANVPLVAAVALGDSTALVVSLLGLGALLAASAFWFTVVKWAGGLYLLYLGIKLLRAGITSSEVAAPAAPDSRWRLFANTYLVTALNPKGIVFFVAFLPQFLSPAANMTRQLWVLAVTFVAMAALNATLYAVFAGSARKLLSSPRAQRRFNLAGGSLLSAAGVWALLPRRPA, via the coding sequence ATGCCCGTTGAACTCTGGCTCGCCTTCGTGGCGGCATCGGCCGTGCTGCTGATCATTCCCGGCCCGACCATCCTCACGGTGATCAGCTATTCCATGTCGCACGGACGGCGCGCCAATGTGCCGCTGGTGGCTGCTGTGGCGTTGGGCGATTCGACGGCGCTGGTGGTTTCGCTGCTCGGCCTGGGTGCGCTGCTGGCCGCTTCGGCGTTCTGGTTCACGGTGGTGAAGTGGGCGGGCGGCCTGTACCTGCTGTACCTCGGCATCAAGCTGCTGCGCGCGGGCATCACGTCGTCCGAAGTCGCGGCGCCTGCCGCGCCCGATTCGCGCTGGCGGCTGTTCGCGAACACCTACCTGGTGACGGCGCTCAACCCCAAGGGCATCGTGTTCTTCGTGGCGTTCTTGCCGCAGTTTCTGAGCCCCGCAGCCAACATGACGCGCCAGCTGTGGGTGCTGGCGGTCACCTTCGTGGCCATGGCCGCGCTCAATGCCACGCTCTATGCCGTGTTTGCGGGATCGGCCCGCAAGCTGCTTTCGTCGCCGCGCGCACAACGGCGCTTCAACCTTGCGGGCGGCTCGCTGCTGAGCGCGGCGGGCGTGTGGGCGCTGCTCCCGCGCCGGCCCGCCTGA
- a CDS encoding DUF2277 domain-containing protein, with protein sequence MCRSIKTLYNFEPPATEQEIRAAALQFVRKLSGFSVPSKANEEAFERAVDEVAATAARLIDSLVTTAEPRDRAIEAERAKARSAARFGT encoded by the coding sequence ATGTGCAGAAGCATCAAGACCCTCTACAACTTCGAGCCTCCCGCCACCGAGCAGGAGATCCGCGCCGCGGCGCTGCAGTTCGTGCGCAAGCTCAGCGGCTTCAGCGTGCCCTCCAAGGCCAACGAGGAGGCCTTCGAGCGCGCGGTCGACGAAGTGGCTGCAACGGCTGCGCGCCTGATCGATTCGCTGGTGACCACTGCCGAGCCGCGCGACCGCGCCATAGAGGCGGAGCGTGCCAAGGCCAGGTCGGCCGCGCGCTTCGGCACCTGA